Below is a window of Caballeronia insecticola DNA.
CGGCGATCGGTCACGCCGCCGATGCAGGCGCGTTCTCGGCCGCCGAAGCAGTTCAGGCGCTGCATCTGCTCGCGACGGGCGTGTGGGGCGGCATTGTCATCGCGGGTGCGGTCGTGTTGCCGGCGCTGGATACGTCGATGGCGCGGGCGTCGCTGATACGCATTGCCGTGCGCGTGTCGCGGACGGCGACGATCGCGCTGGTCTTGGTCATAGCGACGGGCGGGTTCAATGCGTGGCGCGGCATGGGCGGGTCGCCCGCGGTGCTGGACGCAAGCGCGTGGGGCCATGCGCTGCTCGTGAAACTCGCGCTGATCGCGGCGGCGCTGGCGTGCGGCGCGCTGAACCGCTGGTCGGCGCTGCCGCGCCTGCAACGCAGCGAATCGACGATAGACGCGCAAACGCTCATCAACGTGATGCGCGTCGAAGCCGGTTTGATGGCGGGCGTGTTCGTGGCAGCCGCCGTCTTGTCGCACAGCGTGCCGGGCGCGGCGTCCGGATAACGTCCGGATAACGTCCGGGATCGATCAGGAGGGCTAAGTCAGCGTCCGGGAAACGCGTCACTCATACCCGAGCTTGTGACTGACGATTGGCGCGCAGAACAGCGCGACCGCGCAGCCGATCGCCTTGCCCTGCAACTCGACGAAAGCCGCGTGCGAATCGGCGACGAAAATCACTTCGAGCAACTGCGGCAGGCAGAACACGACGGCCGCCGCAATAAACCAGCGCGTGACGACCGAAATGCGCCAGCCGTGTTGTGCGCCGATCCCCGCGGCCACCACACGTGCTACGCCCAATGCGACGAGCGACCCGACCGCCAGCTGGGCACGGACGTATTCATCGGGAAGGACATGCCACATGATGTTTTCTCGCTCTTTTTTTTGGTGACTTTTGGCAAGGATACACGCAAGAAGATCGCCATTATGTACGAGAAAACGCAATTGCGAGCAAGCGCCGCCGGCGCTTTGCCCGTCGTCAGAAGGTGTGTTCGGGACCGGGAAAGCTGCCGTCCTTCACCGCGCGCACGTACGCTTCGACGCCCGCGAGAATGCTCGGCTGCCCCTGCATGAAGTCCTTCACGAAGCGCGGCCGCCTGCCGTGGAAGATGCCGAGCATGTCGTGCAGCACGAGCACCTGGCCTGAGCAATCGATGCCCGCGCCGATGCCGATCGTTGGAATGGCGAGCGCCTGCGTGACGTCGCGCGCGAGCAGGGTCGGCACGGCCTCGATCACGATCAACTGCGCGCCCGCTTCCTGAAGCGCGAGCGCGTCGCGCTTCATCTGCTCGGCAGCGGCGTCCGACTTGCCCTGCACCTTGAAGCCGCCGAACGCGTGCACCGACTGCGGGGTGAGCCCGACATGCCCGCACACCGGAATCGAGCGCTCGACGAGAAAGCGCACCGTCTCCGCGACCCATTCGCCGCCTTCGATCTTGACCATTTGCGCGCCGGCGCGCATCAACTGCACGGCGTGCGCGTAGGTTTGCTCTTTCGAGCCGACCGTGCCGAACGGCATGTCCGCGACGATGAGCGCGCTCTTGTTGCCGCGCGCAACCGACGCCGTGTGATACGCGATGTCGTCGAGCGTGACGGGCAGCGTCGTGCCGTGTCCTTGCAGCACGTTGCCGAGCGAATCGCCGATCAGCAAGACATCGACGCCCGCGCGTTCGAGCAGCGCGGCGAAGCTCGCGTCGTAGCACGTCAGCATTGCGATGCGTTCGCCTGCCTGGCGCATGGCCTGGAGCTTGGGGACGGTGACCGTCGTGCGACTGGTTTCCTGCAGATACGTCATGATTGTTTCACTGGAGAGTGCGTGAGCCTGAACGATACGCTCAGACCGACACGCCTTTGACAAAGAATTCCTTGCGCCCGCGCATCGTCTCGATGCGCTCGACGAGCAGGGCGAGATCCTCATGCGACTCGAGCGGATTCAGATGCTCCGCGTTCACGGTGAGCAGCGGCGTCGCGTCGTAGTGATAGAAGAAGTCGTTGTAGGCGTCGCAGAGCGCGCGCAGATACGCGTCCGAGATTTGCAGTTCCATCGGCAGTGCACGTTTCTGAATGCGCGAAAACAGCACTTCCGGACTCGCCTGCAAGTAGATGACGAGATCGGGCGCCGGTCCGTTCGCGTGAATGCGGCCGGCCACGTCCCGGTACAGATTGAACTCG
It encodes the following:
- a CDS encoding CopD family protein, which translates into the protein MSDDSLWFAQTGFAALADIAFACVLGASIIGNWLRGEQAFAAVSPARFGWRRARRGAIAATIVLLLCNFASLWLQSMAMSGALLLEAGASMWLVATGTHAGIGWSVALAGSALLLMASASASASASASALATSRSGFAIAAVLIVAAGKSAIGHAADAGAFSAAEAVQALHLLATGVWGGIVIAGAVVLPALDTSMARASLIRIAVRVSRTATIALVLVIATGGFNAWRGMGGSPAVLDASAWGHALLVKLALIAAALACGALNRWSALPRLQRSESTIDAQTLINVMRVEAGLMAGVFVAAAVLSHSVPGAASG
- the panB gene encoding 3-methyl-2-oxobutanoate hydroxymethyltransferase, translating into MTYLQETSRTTVTVPKLQAMRQAGERIAMLTCYDASFAALLERAGVDVLLIGDSLGNVLQGHGTTLPVTLDDIAYHTASVARGNKSALIVADMPFGTVGSKEQTYAHAVQLMRAGAQMVKIEGGEWVAETVRFLVERSIPVCGHVGLTPQSVHAFGGFKVQGKSDAAAEQMKRDALALQEAGAQLIVIEAVPTLLARDVTQALAIPTIGIGAGIDCSGQVLVLHDMLGIFHGRRPRFVKDFMQGQPSILAGVEAYVRAVKDGSFPGPEHTF